aaacatttatgacgacttaagcttaaacaattgacgaaacagaaacttgctcaaaaactttaacgtgaaatgggacgccaacgctgacgccgacgccgacgccggggtgacaacattagctccccctattcttcgaaaaGGCGAGCtaacaaattctttaaaatccttctacTTCTGAAATTCCGTGGGTGAAGGGGATCGTTACCGATCCTGTATAAACGGTGGGTCTGATCACCCAGgtgcctgaggggcggggctcaatataGCAAAATATTTGAAGTCCTTCTATTTCTGTAAGAATTAAGCGATTTAGTTCCAATTTGGTCTGCGGGGAAccaattttgtttaaactgtGGGTATGGTCTACCGTGGGCTAGAGGGTCATGGCCCACTAGGTGATTCTTTAGTAATGAaggaattttgttttaattcggACTGAAGCTTCCTTAGGTGGAGGAGAACCAGTTTTTTATAAATGGTAGGCTTGGTCCCCATGGGGCTTGAGGGGCAAGGTAAAATAAGGAACATGTGGCAAATTTGtctgaattttttttctgtggAAAAAATAGATTAATTTAAAATCTAAAGCTTTCGAGTTGGTGGCTTGTATTTTTACCTTGGAACAGGTGCTCGTTACATGCCCAATAAATTACCTTCctgtttaatgtttttatagaaaaatcaataaaattttatctttaagatttattgtcggtatatattatataatggactaccaaggttgtttaaatgcatgaccttgattttcattcaatgtcacaggtgataaataaatttaaattcttATATGATTTCAAACTCTGGTATGTTTTTCCTACCCTAATGAAACTGGCCCCGTTTAAGAGTAATATCAAGAGTTGTCTCCACTTTCtattctcttcatttcatccgcgacagtccttcaggtgtcgcccattTGTTTGACACAGAAACCGTTCTCTCGAAAAATAGTGTAGGAAGTTATTTTCCAGTACACCGAAAATGTGTTCTTTAGTAGAGAATGACATAGGTCAACCTCGATTTCATCTTCTTGTTGGTGCTTTTCTCACCACAAAAcggataaaaacaacattttacaaatttattACATCTGATATATGTCATTTGTGTGTCTGAGGGCTTTGTGGGATACGTATTGTAACACGAGTTATAGGCGATATgaataaataagttaaaatgtaCAGTGGTGTAAGTTTTGTGTTATAGAAACCATGTATATGAAAGATGTGCAATAATTGTTCAATAACTTTATTTTCTTGTTTAGATCACAAGAATATGAATATATTCATGAAgaatcaattttcatttaagtTCCATTGGTTCTCTTATGTAGAGTCACAGACaaaagaaagataaatattcttGTCCAGGGAGGATAGGGTTGTGTTTTCATCCGTATTGTTCTTCCATACTTTCAACATTGCATCTGCTATGGTGGGTGCAAACATGTCGTTGTCATTTGGTGTAATGCGCATGTGTCCGCTACAGGGTGTGAACTCCCGGTGACCTTTAACCTTACACATGGGTCTACACATTCGTCCACATTCGTCATGCGCAGTAGCCATAACATCTACATGGTGATCATTAGGGCGTTTGATTGCCACGTACGCGTAACGTGATAAAAGGGATAGGCGTTCGTCAGTCAGTGCATGTTCAATAAAATGTCCGTCGTAGTTCAAACCATCTATGCGAACGAGAACATTTAAAGTCTCATTTCGGGAACGCTTGCAATGTTGGTATACAGTAGTATTATAGTTAGGTTGGGATGCCGACAGAGCATCTGAGTTTGTCACCTTCACTGGTAGAAATGCCCAAAGATCGGAGCTTACGTCACCATTTATTTCGAAAGAATTTTGGATGGAGGGTTTTCTCCCTTTCGATGTATCTAAATTCTTAAAACCACCTGCCTGTTGACTCTTTCGTTGATGCTCTGCGTCGAAAACATTGGTTTGTTTTTTCAATCCAGAAGAAAGAGCATGATGGGACTCCCTTTCGCGTTTTCTAGCTTTTGAAACGCATTCGCCTCTTACACATGTCAGCCACGAAGACCCGCCACAGTCTGGGCACTCCGGAGACATTTGGTAAGTGTAGATATCTCTGGTCCAGTGGTTAGAGTATCCGTCACTGTTACGGTATCCTGATATTCCTTCCATCCTTGCGTTCGGACGATGTGCATATGGACCGTAATTACTCGGGTAGTCAGACGAAGGGTCGATGTTACGATTGATCTGTTGCTGTTGGAAGCGCCACCAGATGTAGTCAACGAAGCAGTGTATTAGAAAGAACAGTGGGTCTCTACTCGCCGTGTTCATAAAACCTACATCTCCTCCTACCCATGAATGGGCCGAGTTGTGACGTAGTTCTAAGTTGTACTGGTTAGAAGCTCTAGGTTCTAAAATAGCTTGCGTACGACGGCGGGAGAGGATTCTGTTTAAGGATtctttattcattaaactaCCCCTTTCGCCAATATTTCTCCTTGTTCCCCAACCTTTTGCCATCCCATTGTAAACACGTCCGTACCCATTCCCTGCAAATCGAAATGAAAATATAACGGACTGGGTTGGATCGTTCATCGCTTGGTCTAAAGTCCAATCCCAGTATGGAAGGGTGACACTATCATCTACATCCCGTAATGCTTGCTCGAACCTGTAATACAAAGACACACTGCTGGTCTTaccttattacatgtatatttctctGAGGTCGTGGTTTCTGATATGTTATCTGACCAGTATTTGTCCCACAGACAGgacgttaaaattgtacctgttTCCCATATTGTATAAAAGTAAATGTCGGCTTAATTAACCGATAGTTTTTACTTTTGATAGGGAATGAGTGTTTgatattaatactatgttgtgTGATAATCAGTATATactttttatgttttgtatatataatatgtacttacaggtaaatatatacccGGTGCCATCCCAGGAAGTTAGCCCCTTTATGTGCTGCATGCATTACCTCACTGCCTCTATGTATATTGGCCAATGTATCATACACACTTGTACGTGTATTCGGAATCTGCGAATATAAACACAAGTGACGATGTAGTTCGGTCGACCTTTGTGGTACAAATGATCACCCTAACACACTgtcaagaaagaaaaaaacctgGCATGATTGGAAATCCTGTTACGGCGGCGTCATTGTAAGAAAAATTATATTCCCTTTGCAGGATAGACTGTGATAAGTCTTCCGTATGGTGTGATGTATgacatttcttttcttttgctCTAATTACTTATCAATTTactatattgttttatttcatgaagTCGTTAGAAATACAAAGATGTTACATACagtttattaaagatgctccaccgccgacagaacataaatgatattcatcattcgaacaataatttgtgtttaatcgtgtatatatatgcctaattaacacaaaataatataaaataatttgtttcgcctttggtgtatgcgcaatcagtacttcatttcatatagaatatagtgccacggaattttttcgggatgcaattaattatttttcatatttttaacttgaagtaaaactagaagctcaaacttttcaatggcggtaatggtgtaaagtagtaacttttgtaacagaatgaaaatactaaatcgtctgcttctgtttttgatagtgaaaaaataccatttgttagcggtggagcatctttaacacaaTAATTTGATTCGGAAACAAATCTTATTCCGTCTCCATTTTTGTGCCACATGAAGAGTACTTTACCTTGTTAGGGAGTTAGTGAACGAACCAATGAAATATATTAGGAAAGTGGGGCTGCCTACGCTACTACCTTCTACAGTTTACTACATCTTAGTGGCCCATTTCaat
This genomic window from Argopecten irradians isolate NY chromosome 4, Ai_NY, whole genome shotgun sequence contains:
- the LOC138321100 gene encoding tyrosinase-like protein 1, with protein sequence MMLLKMCVLFLGTLPSVTPINELPFPEDLHDCFVKHMNSSDIDMADELISTYCIDQFLWVSGRTSWEEPRDKVSFQIIQRLLTRGAEEHRRRKRSAESLLVRKEYRMLSSIELKKFHNAMKKLKEIIPNTRTSVYDTLANIHRGSEVMHAAHKGANFLGWHRVYIYLFEQALRDVDDSVTLPYWDWTLDQAMNDPTQSVIFSFRFAGNGYGRVYNGMAKGWGTRRNIGERGSLMNKESLNRILSRRRTQAILEPRASNQYNLELRHNSAHSWVGGDVGFMNTASRDPLFFLIHCFVDYIWWRFQQQQINRNIDPSSDYPSNYGPYAHRPNARMEGISGYRNSDGYSNHWTRDIYTYQMSPECPDCGGSSWLTCVRGECVSKARKRERESHHALSSGLKKQTNVFDAEHQRKSQQAGGFKNLDTSKGRKPSIQNSFEINGDVSSDLWAFLPVKVTNSDALSASQPNYNTTVYQHCKRSRNETLNVLVRIDGLNYDGHFIEHALTDERLSLLSRYAYVAIKRPNDHHVDVMATAHDECGRMCRPMCKVKGHREFTPCSGHMRITPNDNDMFAPTIADAMLKVWKNNTDENTTLSSLDKNIYLSFVCDST